A stretch of Hippoglossus hippoglossus isolate fHipHip1 chromosome 20, fHipHip1.pri, whole genome shotgun sequence DNA encodes these proteins:
- the pan3 gene encoding PAN2-PAN3 deadenylation complex subunit PAN3 isoform X3, translating into MNHSLIISGAMNSGLPVSAAPLGGVGIPNVKVKFCRYYAKDKTCFYGEECQFLHEDPSMTSLPLHGGGSSPVPLSMAGGGGTPAGYPLGGSAAACPGSGGTGVSKKSETLGPAGTSLEGQMLTIPGMEGATLSDASLTNSYFSSSFIGVNGFGSPAESKYSMMQRMTTSSSSPSLLNDGAKNFSHSTHDPVNSPTSSLFSDFGALSISQRRKAPNPAASEFIPKGAPRMATMPQSPVQAFPSPVFPHPSLSSSTAAALAPGMSLSAGSSPLHSPKITPHTSPAPRRRSHTPNPANYMGPTSAADQGAHIIQKETVGGTTYFYTDNTPAPMAGMVFPTYHIYPPTAPHVAYMQPKANAPSFFMADELRQELINRHLITMAQIDHSENPDVPSEVDSYHSLFPIEPLPPPNRMQKTSNFSYITSCYKAVNSKDDLPYCLRRIHGFRLVNTKCMMLVDMWKKIQHSNSVTLREVFTTKAFGDHSLVFSYDFHAGAETMFGRHFNDPAADSYFTKRKWGQHEPPPPRQHAGLLPESLIWAYIVQLSSALRTIHTAGLACRVMDPSKILITGKTRLRVNCVGVFDVLTFDSSQTNHLALMPQYQQADLVSLGKVVLALACNSLAGIQRENLQKAMELVSINYSSDLKNLILYLLTEQSRLRSVNDIMPMIGARFYTQLDASQMRNDVIEEDLAKEVQNGRLFRLLAKLGTINERPEFQKDPSWSETGDRYLLKLFRDHLFHQVTEAGTPWIDLSHIVSCLNKLDAGVPEKISLVSRDEKSILVVTYSDLKRCFDSTFQELQAAASGSL; encoded by the exons ATGAACCATAGCCTTATAAT cagcggtgCCATGAACAGTGGACTCCCAGTTTCAGCTGCTCCGCTCGGGGGTGTCGGGATACCCAATGTCAAGGTGAAGTTCTGCCGATACTATGCGAAAGACAAGACGTGCTTTTACGGAGAAGAATGTCAGTTCCTGCATGAAGATCCGTCCATGACAAGCCTGCCACTGCACGGTGGCGGCAGTAGCCCCGTCCCGTTGTCCATGGCCGGGGGTGGCGGGACGCCAGCGGGGTATCCCCTCGGTGGCTCCGCGGCGGCCTGCCCGGGTTCCGGGGGGACCGGAGTGTCCAAAAAGAGCGAAACCTTGGGGCCTGCAGGCACGTCGCTGGAGGGACAGATGTTAACCA TCCCAGGGATGGAGGGCGCAACCCTGAGCGATGCCAGTCTCACCAACTCTtacttcagcagcagcttcatagGAGTCAATGGGTTTGGAAGCCCAGCAGAGTCTAAATACTCCATGATGCAG CGAATGActaccagcagcagctcccccaGTCTCCTCAATGACGGTGCCAAGAACTTCAGCCACAGCACTCACG ATCCAGTGAATTCTCCGACATCCTCACTCTTCAGTGATTTTGGTGCTCTCAGCATTTCTCAAAGGAGAAAG GCTCCTAACCCAGCAGCGAGTGAGTTCATCCCTAAGGGAGCTCCACGTATGGCCACCATGCCACAGTCCCCTGTCCAGGCCTTCCCCTCGCCTGTCTTTCCACATCCCAGtctcagcagctccacagctgctgcactggcTCCAG GCATGTCCTTGTCTGCTggctcttctcctctccactccCCCAAAATAACGCCGCACACCTCACCCGCCCCTCGTCGGCGCAGTCATACCCCAAACCCTGCAAACTACATGGGGCCCACCAGTGCAGCGGACCAGGGCGCTCACATTATCCAGAAAGAAACTGTAGGGGGGACTACCTACTTCTACACAGACAACACCCCAGCACCGATGGCGGGGATG GTGTTTCCTACGTACCATATCTACCCCCCCACTGCACCCCATGTGGCTTACATGCAGCCGAAAGCGAATGCCCCGTCCTTCTTTATGGCTGATGAGCTTCGACAG GAGTTAATAAACAGACATCTGATAACCATGGCCCAGATTGACCACTCAGAAAACCCAG ATGTACCGTCTGAAGTGGACAGCTACCACAGCCTGTTCCCCATTGAGCCCCTCCCCCCACCAAACCGCATGCAGAAGACCAGCAACTTCAGCTACATCACCTCCTGCTACAAGGCCGTCAACAGCAAGGATGACCTGCCTTACTGCCTAAGGAGGATACATG gTTTCCGCCTCGTTAACACCAAGTGCATGATGCTGGTCGACATGTGGAAGAAGATCCAGCACTCAAACTCTGTAACACTGAGGGAGGTCTTCACCACCAAGGCCTTTGGAGACCACT CGTTGGTGTTCTCTTACGACTTCCACGCGGGTGCAGAAACCATGTTCGGCAGACACTTCAATGACCCAGCAGCGGACTCGTACTTTACTAAGAGGAAGTGGG GACAACATGAGCCTCCTCCACCACGGCAGCACGCAGGTCTGCTCCCAGAGTCTCTGATCTGGGCCTACATTGTTCAGCTAAGCTCGGCCCTGCGCACCATCCACACCGCGGGCCTCGCCTGTCGTGTCATGGACCCCAGCAAGATTCTCATCACTGGCAAGACCAG GTTACGGGTGAACTGTGTTGGAGTGTTTGATGTCTTAACATTTGACAGCAGTCAGACCAATCATCTTGCCCTAATGCCACAGTACCAG CAAGCAGACCTAGTGTCACTGGGCAAGGTGGTGCTGGCGTTGGCATGTAACTCCCTGGCTGGCATTCAAAGGGAGAACCTGCAAAAGGCCATGGAGCTGGTGTCTATCAACTACTCTTCAGACCTCAAGAACCTCATTCT gtatCTGCTGACAGAACAGTCTCGCCTGCGCAGCGTCAATGACATTATGCCGATGATCGGAGCCCGATTCTACACACAACTAGATGCATCGCAGATGAGGAACGATGTCATCGAGGAGGACCTGGCCAAG GAGGTACAAAATGGCCGTCTCTTCCGTCTGTTGGCCAAACTGGGCACCATCAATGAGCGTCCAGA GTTTCAGAAGGACCCATCGTGGTCAGAGACGGGGGACCGCTACCTGTTGAAGCTTTTCCGGGATCACTTGTTTCACCAGGTGACAGAAGCTGGGACGCCCTGGATCGACCTCAGCCACATCGTCTCCTGCCTCAACAAA ctGGATGCTGGTGTTCCTGAGAAGATCAGTCTTGTGTCTCGGGATGAGAAAAGCATCCTGGTTGTGACCTACTCGGACCTGAAGCGCTGCTTTGACAGCACCTTCCAggagctgcaggctgcagcCTCTGGCTCTCTGTAG